One Vicia villosa cultivar HV-30 ecotype Madison, WI linkage group LG5, Vvil1.0, whole genome shotgun sequence genomic window, CCAATTTGAAACTAtcctttaaaagataaataatattataaataattttatcaaaGATATAATTTCACAAAGATTTTGTTCATTTGCTTTTAATATGGTTAGCTCTATTAAAattagttattaattaatataaaaaaaattgcttTTCACTTATTTCAAGTATGTCGAGAAATTTGCACTGATTTAAGAAAAAAAGcaataaattttaaaacaatgaattttaattttaattttgcaggTTCTGTGTAAATTAATTGACATGAATAAAGGTAAAGGTTgaagtaaatatattttataacatTTCACTAAATCCAAAATTAAGCTCCGATTAAAATGACAGATTTCGTAATCTCACTATAAAAAAGTCAAAGTTTACCGAttttatataccattataattcttaaaaatattaaagataatATAGTAGTTCCGAGTTAGGTTGAGGTGCATAAGataatatttgataaaagtaGATAAATATAACTAGTTTATTATAATATAAGTACTTAAAGTAAGAATAGAACAGCAAAACTAAAGTAGCCTAGTGGTTGGTGGTCCTCTGTAATTACTAGGTCATGGGTTCAATACTCTATGAGTAATTATTATTTGTGAATAATGAGGACACTATTCTGGGAAATATTTACACCATTATGAGTAATAtcaaattttaactattttgagtaatatattcattgttctgagtaatatttatactattttgagtaatctgtgtattattttgagtaataaatataataatttgagtaatataaacaatatttgagtatttatacaccgtgcataaggatacttatgcacatcaacacattCCTAGTAGTTCCTATATCTGGTTTTTCAGTTTCAAGATTACGATTAACAGATGAATGACTATGCTTAAAAAATGTAGATAAACTTAACTATTTAtgcaatttattaaaaaaaattacgattatttttattttaaaatcaggCCTCTTGGAAGCGACCCTTTTGTATGGTTAAAACCCACCGGaatactaaaaaaattgaaagggCTTATATTTACTAGTGTTGTAGAATAGGAAATTAGAATTAGAATGCATAAAGTCTTCATAAATGTTAACTCCATACTATTATTTACCCTTGAAAAAAATCTTTCTCAAGCCCAAACTAATTTAAAACCTCTTAATAAGATTTGAATGCCCCACAAATATTGCAATGAGACGACTCCGACAATGATTGGTATCATccacaaaataaataatattgtacTCCgccaaattaataattttaaaaccaTTAAAAAGCTCAcaatcaaaggttgatcatatCATCCCAACCGACACGTCTGCTAAAATTgaaaagagaaaagggtgagaggGGATACTCTGTCTCAATCACTTATTCACCTTTAAATCCTTAGTTGGACTCATTAACAAAGAGTTTCTAGTGCTCACGCAAGCTTTCATCCATATTATCCAAAGCTCATCGTTTCCTAATtctcttaattaaaataaaggaaGATCTTACGCTTTCTCAAAGGGAACCTTAAATAATATGCAATTATTTTTATACCTTCTTGTCAAGTACATAATATAATTCACCATCAAAAATCCATCATTAATTTGTctaccaaaaataaaatatatccaAGAAGATGATATGACCTTTCCGATCACCCTCTTTAGTCTTAAAGCCAACGCTTTCACTAAGATTTTTTAAAGGCTACTCACTAAACATATTGCTCTATAATTACCTATGTGTTTAGAGTTATAAAACTAAGGGACTAAAGCCAAAAAGGAAGTCGAGATAGCTAGCACTAGGAAGTTTAGTTTTCCGAAGGAATTTAACTATATATAGGTAAATATATTCTCTTTCACACACTCCAGCACTTTTTGATGATTCAAAAGGCGGTCCATGTGGACCTAGGCATTTGTCCCCATCAAATCCTCTATAGTGAACTCCTCCTCCAACAAAACCTTCTTAGACTTTAATAACACCTTGAAAGAGATAATGTATATGGTTAGTCTTCTCAAACGAACCTCTTGAAATTTGTTTTCAAAGAAACTCCCTGACCCTCCTTTACCCCCCCCCCTCCCCTCTGCACTTTATATTCTACCTTCTATAATATTTACTCAATTGCTTCACCACTTTAaaattatcttttgaaagataaaaatttattaaaatatagagTATCGATTTATTAAATTTTACAACAATGCCGACTATAAAGTCTAAACTAGTCCGACTTTGTTTGTCAAATAAACAATTTTGTAAAAACGAGAGTACTAGAGATAATcaatcaaaatacaaaaaattaacaCAAGTTAAAATACAAGAGAGTCTTTTTTCAATCATAAAAATTAGAACACCTTCTAGATTTTAAGCGAGTAATGTGCCACAACCTACGtattaaaaatcacttttttcttACTACTACAACGTCACctctaaatataatatttttctcCAAGCCCAAATACTCCAACACGTAGAAACGTAAAGTTGGCTCAGACGAgacatattttaattttaaaaaatttatattcccCCGGTAGAGCTAACAGCAGGGTTAAAGTATTTATTGAACACGCCTTTGAATTCCAAATCTACTTTTGAATTGGGTTAGTTCTTTAGATAAACCATTAAAAATCTTGATTGAGTTATAAAAATCAACTTGTAAAAGTTATGTTTGTTTGTTGTGATTAGATGATGAAATCTCTACTCATTATGTGAGTTCATCCCATCGAATAAATATATTTTGGTTTGAATACGAAGCTAGTGTAAAATATTTCTATTCTCTTTTTTATCGTGACTTTACGAGTGTATCAGGATACTAATCGCAAGCGCACAGTCTAATCgcatagttttaaaagatatcgaactcACAAGGACTGAGGGTCAATTCTAGTACAATATATGTTACTAAGTTTAGCTAAAGCTATAGGTTTCTTTGATTTTTGGGGGAAATGGGAATTAAATagagttttaattaaataatcatagATTTAGACACCGGTATGCAATAGTCGGGCTCCGGGGTTTCATTATGTCATTGACATTATTTTTAAGTATAAAACAATTTTCAATGGGAATTATCGGATTAAAAACTTTCATCTCagactctcgtgtttattgactcAGGTCGTATGATCAGGCCTAGATGCTTGCTTTCGCTGTCTCATTTAAAACTGAACAtactttttgaaaaataataaagcCTAATTAACTCTAAAGCGTTCTTGTTGTATTTAGAGTTAATGTTTGTTAACTACTATCTGGTAAAATCCTCAAACTCTCGTTGTGTTGATTTTAGACCTTAGTTGATAATTTAATCTCGTAACAAAACAATTTAGtattaattttagaaattaagaccagaaaaaaatgtttaattaaaGTTTATGCCAAATCATTACTGAATCGTTCAGTTCTATGATCTTACGTACCGATTTAGGAAATTTAGCTAGACATATTTTTAATTACGAACATGCAAGAACAATATAGAAACATGGATTCAAGCATGTCAatcaaataagaaaacaaataatGCATATAAATAGAAGGTTTTTTTACCTCCATGCCACTAATATAAGATTATAATACCATAATGCCACAAAGTGAAAAAAAAATACCAATGTGCCACACTTCCAGTTCAGGTCCGGCCAGGCCTTGGACGGACTGGAAGTAAAAAAATTTGCGTGTTAGGGTCCGGCCAGGGGTGGGCCGGACGCAAACTAGgcccttttttttataattgatttaaataattattaattactataattgattttttattttaaataaagattaaaaaaccataaaattaaataaaaaacattaaaatataataaaaaaaatttatttgccaATATTTAtagaaaacattaaaatataataaataacattaaatatgaataaaaacataaaatataataaaaaacattataatataataaaatataataaaaaattaaaaaaaatgctattttaattattaaaaatatgagtAAGACACGGGTTGGACGAACATGTGTaggttcggccaatagatggacgaGCATGTTTAAgttcggccaatagatggacgaggacatatattttattattttttttttgcctataaataagattGTACAGCCACATTTCCACTCACACCAGTTACAGTTGAATGTTTAGTGTTACTATTGGAGATGTCTTCTGAACCCCTTCCAACGTTTCCACCTATGAGGAGAGATGCAACAAAGCCTCCGTTGAAGATCAAACTATGGAACACCCAAACTTTCGAGCATCTGCAGAGGCACTTGATCGGATGGTTAGACGATAACATTCTCGAGGGTGAAAAGATAAGGAAAATTGAAAGGCAGGTCACAGAGAAAGGCCCAAACGGAGTAGTAACTCATTCTTGGAGAGCCGTGAAAAATGATGCTGGTGTCCTTATGATGATGTTAGGACCACATGATATTGTGTTGATGGTTGTAATCTCTTAGAATATGTTTTGTTTATTTCCTGTGAGGTCGTTTTAATTGTTTCCTgtgttgttgttttatttttggcTGTCTTTATTTCGTTGTCATTGAATGTTGTTTTAGTAATGTGAAATGTTGTCTTAGTTATGGTTAATGTGAAACGTTGTTTTAGTCATTGATGGTTGCAAACTCAATTAAAAAGTCATTATATTACATTCATAAAGCTAGTTGAAGTAAACATTAAGGAGGCCTATTGGACGGGCCGACTACATTTGGACATTTACTTCGGATATGGCCTACTTCACGGCATATCCCACacattctcttttccttttccacGTCGTCCATTTCGGTTCAAATCCGAGTACTATTAGGGCGGCCTCTTTTCTTCCTACGCATATTTTCGTCATGACAAAGAGTAGCTCCTCTATATTGCGGCCAACTGTCTTGATGTGGGAGGATCTGAAAGCTTTGTTGGTAGACATTAAAAACATGTTGTATCTTGAACACGTCGGGTATGTGAATGGTGTAGTCTTGGCGTATACTTTCACATGCTGCAATTACATGTGAGCAAGGCAAATGGAACGCTTGAAATTTTCCGCAATCACATGTTCTTTTTCGCAGATCAACACCGTAAGTACCAGTTGGTCGACTGTCGTTGCGGTTCATTCTTTCGGCCACCATAAAATAGGGAGCCAAGTGAGGCTATCAAGCCTTACTTGGAAAGAGCCGGTTTTGGAATCGTCTCCAAAATCAACTTTAGAAGTGTTGATTCTAAACTTGTAATTGCGATGCTTGAGAGATGGAGGCCTGAGACACACACATTTCATTTGCCAACTGGTGAATGTACAATCACTTTAGAGGATATAAATATGTTGTTTGGTCTCCGCATAGATGGTAAGGTTGTAGTAGGCGAAACCGAAGGCCCCGATTATGCTTGTGTAGATGCTTTAGGCGTAGAACCTATTGGTGATAGGGTGAAGGGTGCAGTAAAATTGAGATGGATCCATAACGAGTTGTTTGAGTTAGAAGAACATTCTCAACAAACCGAGCAGGAAAATATACTGCATGCAAAATTATATATCTTAAGTATGATTGCAGTTTTATTTCCTGATAAATCTCATAATGTGTTGCATTCTTCTTGGTTCAAATTTGTCAAAGATTTTGATGAATGCGGAAAATATAGTTGGGGATTTGCGTGTTTGTCTTATCTTTATAGGGAGATGTGCAAAGCATGTCGTGTAGGATGCATGAGTCTTGGAGGCTGCTCACTCATTCTCGCTGTGTGGACCTACTATCGCATTCCACGACTTGCTCCAAGGAGTGAAATTGCTCCATCCTATCCATACGCCACTAGGTAAATTTTTTAttctatatatttatttcttAACGCATATTTTTCCACTAAATTAACTCATATTCCTAATTAAACTTTTTAAATATGCAAGATTTGCACAACGAGGTATGGAGTATTTCTCATCTCCAAATGCTTTTCTTGATGGATACCGTTTCATTTTGGATCACATGGTCCAAGGAGATGTAAGTTTTTTTCAAAGCCATATATTAAATATCCACGTATATACGACTCTTATAATTATTTATGTCTTACAGTTTTTGTGGAGGCCTTACGAAAAATATCCACGTTGCACTCAACGACAAGCTCGAGCGTGGAGTGCAACTACATATATTATCTGTTTTTATATTATGGAAATGCATcacgctgttgcaccccaaaatttgccctctttctcggtgctataagttatgaaaataaagagtgtcCTTTGTTTCGAGACGGTTCAACTGAGGATCATTGAATTAAAGGGTGATTTATGTCAATACTTTGCAAGCTTGTTGCGCGAGATTTAATTGTCACGTGTGATCATTAAGACAAGCCCATTGATTCAACATTCGTTTCGAAGGCACTTTCGCGTAAAAGTTTAAGGTGAACTTGGCAttttaaaattgaagaaaagtgtAGAAGGTTCCCATTAAAAGCATTTGCGCGAGATTTCTTGATATTCACCTTGCGAGATCAAGAGATTAAGACATGACGGACTAGTCATCAAAAAATATTCATTCAAGTATTGATgcaaattc contains:
- the LOC131605049 gene encoding protein MAINTENANCE OF MERISTEMS-like, whose translation is MLERWRPETHTFHLPTGECTITLEDINMLFGLRIDGKVVVGETEGPDYACVDALGVEPIGDRVKGAVKLRWIHNELFELEEHSQQTEQENILHAKLYILSMIAVLFPDKSHNVLHSSWFKFVKDFDECGKYSWGFACLSYLYREMCKACRVGCMSLGGCSLILAVWTYYRIPRLAPRSEIAPSYPYATR